TTGGCCAAGGTGATCCACTCGTCCGTGCAGTTCAGCGAGTTCCACATCCAGTGCTTCCTGTACCAGATCTTATGCGGACTAAAATATATTCACTCCGCAGACGTGATTCATCGAGACCTCAAGCCGGGCAACATTCTGGTGACGAGCCAGGGAGTGCTCAAGATCTGCGACTTTGGTCTCGCACGCGGAATCTCGGAACAGTACATGAACAAGAACCATAGATCCAGCAACATCACCAACTACGTCGCCACGCGGTGGTATCGCGCGCCAGAGCTGATTCTCACAAGAAAACAGTACGGGAAGGAGATCGACATGTGGGCCGTTGGGTGTatttttggcgagctgtACGGCCGCAAGCCGCTCTTCATTGGCGACGACCAGATGCACCAGATCAGTGAGATCTGCAAAGTGTTGGGCACTCCCTCAAGAAACGTGATACTAGGGTACAACTCCACTGTGGCGTGGGACTACTTTGCGTCCTCGAAACCgcagttccagaaacaggagTGGTCCAACGTGTATCCTCACGCCAGCGTGTTGGCTCACGATTTGCTTTCGAACTTGCTTTGCTGGAAGGTCGAGAAACGGTACACTGTCGAGCAGTGTCTGGACCACCCGTTACTCGCTGAGGTCCGCAATCTGGAAGACGAGCCAGAGGTAGCACAGCCGTTCGACTTTAGTTTCGAGTGGAAGTGTCGCACCGTCAACGATATGAAAATCCTGCTACACGAGGAAGTCGAGCTTTTCCGCAAGGAAAGAAAGGCAACGCTCAAGTAGGGCTCCGTGGTATACTGTAAGCTAATGAGATTAGAATAAACGATACACGTATGAAAAATAAGGCTGTGTCCAActtttatttattttagTTATTTCTGATGGGTGCCCAGTTGTCGCTTCTGTCGCCCACGGCACAGAC
This portion of the Ogataea parapolymorpha DL-1 chromosome IV, whole genome shotgun sequence genome encodes:
- a CDS encoding Sporulation-specific mitogen-activated protein kinase SMK1; amino-acid sequence: MSIEEGYVARTLNNRLASNTKQQKQPPSRIVYEKANFYLDSRYHIISVLGKGSYGTVCSAVDMQSKDKVSIAIKKVSNIFNKEVLLKRAVRELKLMSYFKGHKNIINLVDLDIVYMKPYDGLYCFQELVDYDLAKVIHSSVQFSEFHIQCFLYQILCGLKYIHSADVIHRDLKPGNILVTSQGVLKICDFGLARGISEQYMNKNHRSSNITNYVATRWYRAPELILTRKQYGKEIDMWAVGCIFGELYGRKPLFIGDDQMHQISEICKVLGTPSRNVILGYNSTVAWDYFASSKPQFQKQEWSNVYPHASVLAHDLLSNLLCWKVEKRYTVEQCLDHPLLAEVRNLEDEPEVAQPFDFSFEWKCRTVNDMKILLHEEVELFRKERKATLK